In Metarhizium brunneum chromosome 3, complete sequence, a genomic segment contains:
- the mug136_0 gene encoding Meiotically up-regulated 136 protein has product MLTRPLRPRIAAAVACCLLFVTYLAYSNASVYTSFTGSGHTLLATDDPGLAFPLDPVPRRDFTTLAKYPAHNINQSSKFAFATLYCSRDPDTRGPYFESTQSIIWRLLWSDYRSKYPVIIFVCPFIPKKNRDIFRGQGAIVKEIELLDNIIPDEKISTKRWIDVLSKLNLWKEIEWNRLVFLDSDAFPVRNIDDIFDLVPEQQCKKEALLPEDQAVIDKGGDDMCNYVYAGVPQFTIDNINAGMFILKPNLDMHAKLIRAAKRTGDYDVRYMEQGVLSSKNAFAADGPFPVNRLSPIWNTVPEYYKEHLAKAAESPEPPTIRILHAKMWNRFWGSWNNLTHLNDMWDLDWMNMCRFFDSDEFVKARTTGVYVTPWERYLKAQETAS; this is encoded by the coding sequence ATGCTGACGCGACCTCTTCGGCCGAGAATTGCGGCAGCGGTTGCATGCTGTCTCCTCTTCGTCACATATCTCGCGTATTCGAATGCATCAGTATACACATCCTTTACTGGCAGCGGGCACACGTTGTTGGCTACAGATGATCCCGGTTTAGCCTTCCCCCTGGATCCGGTCCCCCGTCGCGATTTTACAACTCTGGCCAAATACCCGGCGCACAATATCAATCAATCTTCAAAGTTCGCCTTTGCGACATTGTATTGCAGTCGCGACCCCGATACTCGCGGTCCGTACTTTGAATCGACACAATCTATCATCTGGCGGCTCCTATGGTCCGATTACCGCTCCAAGTACCCTGTTATTATCTTTGTCTGTCCATTTATTCCGAAGAAAAATCGGGATATTTTTAGAGGACAGGGTGCTATAGTCAAGGAAATTGAGCTACTGGATAATATTATTCCCGATGAAAAGATCTCCACAAAGCGATGGATCGACGTGCTGTCAAAGCTGAATCTATGGAAGGAAATTGAGTGGAACCGGCTTGTATTCCTCGACTCGGATGCCTTTCCTGTCAGGAATATAGACGACATCTTTGATCTGGTTCCGGAGCAGCAGTGTAAGAAAGAGGCACTGCTTCCAGAAGACCAGGCCGTTATAGACAAGGGCGGGGACGACATGTGCAACTACGTCTACGCGGGCGTGCCGCAATTTACCATTGATAATATCAATGCCGGCATGTTCATCTTGAAACCGAATCTTGATATGCATGCCAAGCTCATCAGGGCAGCTAAACGCACCGGGGACTATGACGTACGCTATATGGAGCAAGGGGTTTTGAGCTCCAAGAATGCGTTTGCGGCTGATGGTCCTTTCCCGGTAAATCGCCTGTCACCCATCTGGAACACTGTCCCGGAGTATTATAAGGAACACCTCGCCAAAGCTGCGGAATCGCCCGAGCCGCCGACGATAAGGATTCTTCACGCCAAGATGTGGAACCGATTCTGGGGCTCCTGGAATAATTTAACGCATCTCAACGACATGTGGGATCTGGACTGGATGAACATGTGTAGATTCTTTGACTCTGACGAATTTGTCAAAGCGAGGACTACCGGCGTGTATGTGACACCGTGGGAGAGATACCTCAAGGCCCAGGAGACGGCGTCATGA
- the LYPA1 gene encoding Acyl-protein thioesterase 1, translating into MAAMPVIVPAAAKHTHTVVFLHGRGDVAENFVASLEYSKSSRDQTLQEIFPSFRWVFPKAGVGASFSFGGNKVSQWFDIWNVADFSEREEMQTLGLKESVAMIRKVLHIEAGILGGHWDRIILAGISQGAATATHALLNLKLPEAADDGTKLSGGLAAFVGFSCRMPFPGRTLRETRAVLSLEDAPEDDEVIRRTPVLLEHCVDDPLVLVENGRVLRDTLRGFGAEVHSREYPDGGHWLNSPAGMDDVAEYLTHVLGLTPASAATNGTEMDLS; encoded by the coding sequence atggctgccatgCCCGTCATCGTCCCTGCCGCCGCAAAACACACCCACACAGTCGTCTTCCTCCACGGCCGAGGGGACGTGGCCGAAAACTTTGTCGCCTCGTTGGAATATTCCAAGAGCTCTCGGGACCAGACGCTCCAGGAAATATTCCCCTCCTTCAGATGGGTCTTCCCCAaggccggcgtcggcgcctcCTTCTCATTCGGCGGGAACAAGGTCTCGCAGTGGTTCGACATCTGGAACGTCGCCGACTTCTCGGAGCGGGAGGAGATGCAAACACTCGGACTGAAGGAGAGCGTGGCCATGATCCGAAAGGTGCTCCATATCGAGGCGGGCATCCTGGGCGGGCACTGGGATAGGATCATCCTGGCCGGCATCAGCCAGGGtgccgcgacggcgacgcACGCCCTTCTCAACTTGAAGCTGCCGGAGGCGGCGGACGACGGCACCAAGTTATCAGGCGGCTTGGCGGCGTTTGTTGGGTTTTCGTGCCGGATGCCGTTCCCCGGGCGGACGTTGAGGGAAACGAGGGCGGTGCTGAGCTTGGAGGATGCCCCGGAGGACGATGAGGTGATACGCAGGACGCCCGTGTTGCTGGAGCACTGCGTAGATGACCCCTTGGTGTTGGTTGAGAACGGGCGAGTTCTGAGAGACACGCTGCGCGGATTCGGGGCCGAGGTTCATTCGAGGGAGTATCCGGACGGGGGGCACTGGCTCAATTCACCGGCGGGCATGGACGACGTTGCCGAGTACTTGACGCATGTTCTGGGGTTGACGCCTGCAAGTGCGGCAACGAACGGCACTGAGATGGATTTGTCTTGA
- the YIH1 gene encoding Protein IMPACT, whose translation MSDELLDEVEAINSIYGDGTLAPTEDESSSTYILKLPGDASSLRIRFPDAYPAQPPLVLGTHHSSGGVRGAGARDVRLFKDILPSVFQEGSVCLFDAVEEFGRRVEEQAPGPEETQDGPEDEEPTPREEEEALPAPDWTLSAVVVENKSTFVARVARASSPEEARSHVAHLLASDKKVRLATHNITAWRIRGHGATQFQDCDDDGETAAGGRLLHLMQVMDVWGVVVVVSRWYGGVKLGPRRFAVINGVARDGMVRAGVAGK comes from the coding sequence ATGTCAGACGAGCtgctggacgaggtggaAGCAATAAACTCTATATACGGTGACGGGACACTCGCACCCACGGAAGATGAGTCCTCATCAACATATATTCTCAAGCTACCCGGTGACGCATCATCGCTTAGAATCCGGTTTCCGGATGCATATCCCGCACAACCACCCCTAGTCCTGGGCACGCACCACTCCTCGGGGGGCGTCAGAGGCGCCGGAGCGAGAGACGTACGTCTATTCAAGGACATACTGCCGAGCGTCTTCCAGGAGGGCAGCGTGTGCCTGTTTGACGCGGTGGAAGAGTTTGGCAGACGGGTCGAGGAGCAGGCCCCCGGCCCCGAGGAGACGCAGGACGGGCCGGAGGACGAGGAGCCGACGCcgcgggaggaggaggaggcccTGCCGGCCCCGGACTGGACACTGTCCGCGGTCGTTGTGGAGAACAAGTCGACGTTTGTGGCGAGGGTAGcgagggcgtcgtcgcccgAGGAGGCGAGGAGCCACGTCGCGCACCTGCTGGCGTCGGACAAGAAGGTGCGGCTGGCGACGCACAACATCACGGCATGGAGGATACGCGGCCACGGGGCCACGCAGTTCCAGGactgcgacgacgacggggagacggcggccgggGGCAGGCTGCTGCACCTGATGCAGGTCATGGACGTGTGGGGGGTGGTCGTGGTTGTGAGCCGGTGGTACGGCGGCGTGAAGCTGGGCCCGCGGCGGTTCGCGGTTATTAATGGCGTCGCGAGGGACGGCATGGTTCGCGCGGGTGTCGCTGGGAAGTGA
- the PaAT-1_1 gene encoding O-acetyltransferase PaAT-1, protein MSAQTSPRILDGDSMEQAMMLNVDLEAKTDELSGRKPSWEPANTLRKLPGSLGLSNVKSWLSAWPRARRRPKSQHKTAYLDGLRGFAALIVYWHHHVLWAHKEDIEIFENGFGYNQQYYFAALPGVRLFFSGGHLAVSIFFVLSGYVLSIKPLRLIEKNDTSGLAEHLGSAIFRRWLRLFLPVAATSFIYATSWHLFGLWVDGAEPHDSWLHEMWFFYCELKNFSFPFKDGGVPWLSYNVYLWSIPIEFKGSMVIFTSLLAMSRCSLNARLWCQISLIGYFMYIADGWYCAMFIAGMLLGHLDLLAEVDRDNLPSLLTRLAPYKNIICYHFLLVGIYLGGVPSANQDVDQLANTRGWHILSYLKPQAVFDYKWFYLFWAAVLLITSVSNIGWLKRFFETHTCQYLGRVSYALYLVHGPVLWIIGDRLYTVVGFHGQSQREHIPRWVNKFELPQMGPFGLEVAYLLPQAILLPLTLCMADFVTRVIDKPSVQFAAWAYRKTLPAVAGKLSNA, encoded by the coding sequence ATGTCGGCGCAAACTTCACCTCGCATCCTCGACGGCGACTCAATGGAGCAGGCCATGATGCTCAACGTCGACCTCGAAGCCAAAACCGACGAGTTGTCTGGGCGGAAACCGTCCTGGGAGCCGGCCAACACCCTGAGAAAGCTGCCCGGCAGCCTGGGGCTTTCCAACGTCAAGTCATGGCTGTCTGCGTGGCCGAGGGCAAGGCGTCGGCCCAAGAGCCAGCACAAAACCGCCTATCTCGACGGCTTGCGAGGCTTCGCAGCTCTCATAGTGTACTGGCATCACCACGTACTATGGGCTCACAAGGAAGACATTGAAATATTCGAAAATGGCTTTGGGTATAACCAGCAGTATTACTTTGCCGCTCTGCCAGGTGTCCGGCTCTTCTTTTCCGGAGGGCACTTGGCCGTGTCTATATTCTTTGTGCTATCTGGGTACGTTCTCTCTATAAAGCCGTTGCGCCTGATTGAAAAGAACGATACTTCTGGCCTGGCCGAGCATCTTGGGTCGGCGATATTCAGGCGTTGGTTGCGTCTATTTCTTCCTGTTGCAGCCACCAGCTTTATATATGCAACTTCGTGGCACCTCTTTGGCCTCTGGGTGGACGGGGCAGAGCCCCATGATAGCTGGTTGCACGAGATGTGGTTCTTTTACTGCGAGCTCAAAAATTTCAGCTTCCCCTTCAAGGATGGTGGTGTGCCGTGGCTATCCTACAACGTTTATCTCTGGTCCATCCCAATTGAATTCAAGGGATCCATGGTTATCTTTACCTCCCTTTTGGCCATGTCACGATGCTCTCTCAATGCCCGCCTCTGGTGTCAGATTTCCCTCATTGGCTACTTCATGTACATTGCTGATGGGTGGTATTGCGCAATGTTCATTGCAGGCATGCTGCTAGGCCACTTGGATCTGCTCGCAGAAGTAGACAGGGACAATCTTCCATCCCTCCTTACTCGATTGGCTCCCTATAAGAACATTATCTGCTATCATTTCCTACTAGTGGGAATCTACCTAGGGGGTGTCCCAAGCGCAAACCAAGACGTGGATCAGCTTGCCAATACCCGCGGCTGGCATATCCTCTCGTACCTCAAGCCGCAGGCTGTCTTCGATTACAAGTGGTTTTATCTATTCTGGGCCGCGGTTTTGCTCATCACTTCAGTCTCAAATATCGGCTGGCTCAAACGCTTTTTCGAAACCCATACCTGTCAGTACCTAGGACGCGTGTCCTATGCGCTCTATTTAGTTCATGGGCCGGTGCTATGGATTATAGGGGATCGTCTATACACCGTTGTTGGCTTCCATGGCCAGAGCCAGAGGGAACACATCCCGCGGTGGGTGAATAAGTTTGAGTTGCCGCAGATGGGGCCGTTTGGGCTTGAGGTTGCGTATCTCTTGCCACAAGCCATTTTACTGCCTTTAACCTTGTGTATGGCAGATTTTGTGACGCGGGTGATAGACAAGCCGAGCGTTCAATTTGCAGCGTGGGCGTACAGGAAAACGCTGCCTGCAGTTGCAGGAAAGCTCTCCAATGCTTAG
- the LIP_3 gene encoding Lipase has product MQLLYASKVINLSLLTLLSATIALSAPAAVGPAAPWPTDDKTLHKIDRYARYSVAAYCKKLNDNSANNKVCTNDKGAQYCGDLADAVTVHQFHATESISGNVAVSNKSQSIVVSFRGTASIGDILKDLHVNLKDPKKHLERMAAAPQAIGAVPPAASPGDADPALPLCSKCKVHAGFWEAFRGIKDVLKRVLKEQCERHPDHQVVVTGHSLGGAVASIAAGYLRKSGIDVDAYTYGSPRIGDPAFASFISSQKNGVTTRVTNGRDPVTVVPGVGFGYAHTTPEYWFPSRVEQPKNVKICEGVQNFSCSGQFNISLWYVGDHSSSKYARGFEACPEQKKLETEMLQAQTFTEADVEEWERVGFVDDADQIKAAQL; this is encoded by the exons ATGCAGCTTCTTTATGCCTCCAAAGTCATAAACTTGTCCCTACTCACTCTCCTCTCCGCAACAATTGCCCTCTCCGCTCCCGCTGCTGTTGGCCCTGCTGCTCCTTGGCCCACAGATGACAAAACCCTACACAAAATCGACAGATATGCCCGCTACTCAGTGGCAGCCTACTGCAAGAAACTAAATGACAACTCGGCCAATAACAAAGTATGCACCAATGACAAAGGTGCGCAATACTGCGGCGATCTCGCGGATGCCGTGACCGTCCATCAATTCCACGCCACCGAGTCCATCTCTGGCAACGTTGCCGTGTCCAACAAGTCCCAGTCCATTGTAGTGAGCTTCCGGGGCACTGCGAGTATTGGCGACATATTGAAAGACCTCCATGTGAACCTGAAAGACCCCAAGAAACACCTCGAaagaatggcggcggcgcctcAAGCCATCGGTGCAGTTCCTCCCGC CGCATCCCCTGGCGACGCCGACCCGGCCCTCCCTCTCTGCAGCAAGTGCAAAGTTCACGCGGGATTCTGGGAAGCCTTCCGCGGCATCAAAGACGTTCTGAAAAGGGTGCTCAAGGAACAATGCGAGCGGCATCCCGACCATCAGGTGGTCGTGACGGGACACTCCCTAGGAGGAGCAGTGGCTTCCATTGCCGCCGGATACCTCCGCAAGAGCGgcatcgacgtcgacgcATACACCTACGGCTCTCCCCGGATCGGCGACCCAGCCTTTGCGAGTTTCATTTCCAGCCAGAAGAACGGCGTGACGACGCGCGTCACCAACGGCCGCGACCCCGTTACCGTGGTCCCCGGCGTCGGTTTTGGGTACGCGCACACTACGCCCGAGTATTGGTTCCCGAGCAGGGTTGAGCAGCCGAAGAATGTAAAGATTTGCGAGGGTGTGCAAAACTTTTCCTGTTCGGGGCAATTCAACATCAGCCTCTGGTACGTTGGGGACCATTCGAGTTCCAAGTATGCGAGAGGCTTTGAGGCCTGCCCAGAACAGAAGAAGTTGGAGACGGAAATGTTGCAAGCTCAGACTTTTACCGAGGCAGATGTTGAAGAGTGGGAAAGGGTGGGATTCGTAGATGACGCGGATCAGATCAAGGCGGCTCAGCTGTAG